In one Nocardia tengchongensis genomic region, the following are encoded:
- the garA gene encoding glycogen accumulation regulator GarA — protein MSENKDPGYQETAAETTSVFRADFLNEVDTSRTEQTGEQPVQGVEGLPAGAALLVVKRGPNAGSRFLLDQPTTSAGRHPDSDIFLDDVTVSRRHAEFRQDDDTFQVVDVGSLNGTYVNREPVDSSELQNGDEVQIGKFRLVFLTGPRPATSDSAL, from the coding sequence GTGAGCGAGAACAAGGACCCGGGTTACCAGGAAACGGCAGCAGAGACCACTTCGGTGTTCCGTGCCGACTTCCTGAACGAGGTCGACACGTCGCGCACCGAGCAGACCGGCGAGCAGCCGGTGCAGGGGGTGGAGGGTCTGCCCGCGGGCGCGGCCCTGTTGGTGGTCAAGCGTGGTCCGAACGCCGGTTCGCGCTTCCTGCTCGACCAGCCGACCACCTCGGCGGGACGCCATCCCGACAGCGACATCTTCCTGGACGATGTCACGGTCAGCCGTCGCCACGCGGAATTCCGCCAGGACGACGACACCTTCCAGGTCGTCGACGTGGGCAGCCTCAACGGCACCTACGTCAACCGGGAGCCGGTGGACTCCTCGGAGCTGCAGAACGGTGACGAGGTCCAGATCGGCAAGTTCCGCCTGGTCTTCCTGACGGGTCCGCGACCGGCGACGAGCGACTCGGCTCTATAG
- a CDS encoding phosphatase PAP2 family protein, with translation MSRPTAPVPALPASRPHPAALPAVVLAGLIVTLLVPLTFPAGGGSTGADLTLEDGIHSTLDAHTWVYRVLVFPSDSPVVLTLLVACAAWMAYRRQWWQAGFTLVAPEVAVAINTYALKPFWERKLEHYLAYPSGHTVQLVAVVTAFALVTESRRVRSVTVIVMAAVLPAVMIGMVGLGYHHPTDVVGGTAAAVALVSALYLPCRYLAATRPERALSRTPPPPPE, from the coding sequence GTGAGCAGACCGACCGCCCCCGTCCCCGCGCTCCCGGCGAGCAGGCCCCACCCGGCCGCCCTGCCCGCCGTGGTCCTGGCGGGGCTGATCGTCACCCTGCTTGTGCCGCTGACCTTTCCGGCGGGCGGCGGCTCGACCGGCGCGGACCTGACCCTCGAAGACGGCATCCACTCGACGCTGGACGCGCACACCTGGGTGTATCGAGTGCTGGTGTTCCCCAGTGACAGTCCCGTCGTGCTGACCCTGCTCGTCGCGTGCGCGGCCTGGATGGCCTACCGGCGGCAGTGGTGGCAGGCGGGGTTCACCCTCGTCGCCCCGGAAGTGGCGGTGGCGATCAACACCTATGCGCTCAAACCGTTCTGGGAGCGCAAGCTCGAGCACTATCTGGCCTACCCGAGCGGGCACACGGTCCAGTTGGTCGCGGTGGTGACGGCGTTCGCGCTCGTGACCGAATCCCGGCGCGTGCGGAGCGTGACGGTGATCGTGATGGCGGCGGTGCTGCCCGCCGTCATGATCGGCATGGTGGGTCTCGGATACCACCATCCGACCGACGTCGTCGGCGGCACCGCGGCCGCCGTGGCGCTCGTGAGCGCGCTCTATCTGCCGTGTCGCTACCTTGCGGCAACCCGGCCGGAGCGGGCCCTCAGTAGAACGCCGCCGCCCCCGCCAGAATGA
- a CDS encoding bifunctional nuclease family protein, which produces MSEMRVIGIRVEQPQNQPVLLLREVSGDRYLPIWIGQAEATAIVLEQEGVTPIRPLTHDLIKILIKELGHTLKEVRIVDLQEGTFYADLVFENDLRISARPSDSVAIALRVGCPIYAEEPVLEEAGLVMPDEREDEVEKFKEFLESVSPDDFKATDS; this is translated from the coding sequence ATGAGCGAAATGCGTGTGATCGGCATCCGTGTCGAACAGCCACAGAATCAGCCCGTACTGCTGCTGCGTGAGGTGTCCGGGGACCGCTACCTACCGATCTGGATCGGTCAGGCCGAGGCGACCGCGATCGTGCTGGAGCAGGAGGGCGTCACGCCCATTCGCCCGCTGACCCACGACCTGATCAAGATTCTGATCAAGGAGCTCGGCCACACCCTCAAAGAGGTGCGGATCGTGGATCTGCAGGAGGGCACCTTCTACGCCGACCTGGTCTTCGAGAACGATCTGCGCATTTCCGCGCGGCCCTCGGACTCGGTCGCCATCGCGTTGCGGGTGGGCTGCCCGATCTATGCCGAGGAGCCGGTGCTCGAGGAGGCCGGGCTGGTCATGCCGGACGAGCGCGAGGACGAGGTCGAGAAGTTCAAGGAGTTTCTCGAATCGGTATCTCCGGATGACTTCAAGGCCACGGACAGCTGA
- a CDS encoding NERD domain-containing protein, with protein sequence MLVRVQNAAGTHAEKVLIDWLRTWKGSTDPQGVATVNCSLFHGDKLHPFDAVVWTPTSCVVIEAEALAERLDGELQVPVNGPWRIGDRIVAFEGGDKRSPLDKSRDHTFALQTWLAERGLGQRVIHGIVLVVPPPGSNLKVTQLWNDPSFQVLLGDERRLRDHFTGLLSRGRPQWSANDVAWAFRGLGILPYLPAPQDLLNEGFLGPVDPTLWHGGPQQAQAEAFAEEQARLEHERAASGRGFVMPSPWFSPSKLYPRRGDRIEVARGFMRLMLTLGFLIAALWVVWFILAGAAAFY encoded by the coding sequence ATGCTCGTCCGAGTGCAGAACGCCGCCGGGACCCATGCCGAGAAGGTGCTCATCGATTGGCTGCGCACCTGGAAGGGCAGCACCGATCCCCAAGGCGTCGCGACGGTCAATTGCAGTCTGTTCCACGGCGATAAGCTGCACCCGTTCGACGCCGTGGTGTGGACGCCGACCAGCTGCGTGGTGATCGAGGCCGAGGCACTGGCCGAACGCTTGGACGGCGAGTTGCAGGTTCCGGTCAACGGCCCGTGGCGGATCGGCGACCGGATCGTCGCCTTCGAGGGCGGCGACAAGCGCAGTCCCCTGGACAAGTCGCGTGATCACACCTTCGCGCTGCAGACCTGGCTGGCCGAGCGCGGGCTCGGGCAGCGGGTCATCCACGGCATCGTGCTGGTGGTGCCGCCGCCCGGCTCGAATCTGAAGGTCACCCAGCTGTGGAACGATCCGAGTTTCCAGGTGCTGCTCGGCGACGAGCGGCGGCTGCGCGACCACTTCACGGGCCTGCTCTCGCGGGGTCGTCCGCAGTGGTCGGCCAATGATGTGGCCTGGGCGTTCCGCGGCCTGGGGATCCTGCCGTATCTGCCCGCGCCTCAGGATCTGCTGAACGAGGGCTTCCTGGGCCCGGTGGATCCGACGCTGTGGCACGGCGGCCCGCAGCAGGCCCAGGCCGAGGCGTTCGCCGAGGAGCAGGCCCGGCTGGAGCACGAGCGGGCCGCGTCGGGCCGCGGTTTCGTGATGCCGTCGCCGTGGTTCAGCCCGTCGAAGCTCTATCCGCGCCGCGGCGACCGGATCGAGGTGGCGCGCGGGTTCATGCGGTTGATGCTCACCCTGGGCTTCCTGATCGCGGCCCTGTGGGTGGTGTGGTTCATTCTGGCGGGGGCGGCGGCGTTCTACTGA
- a CDS encoding efflux RND transporter permease subunit: MLDKLIAPALRTPKLVLALVAIAFVVCGVIGTQAAARLSNGGFVSTHSESAQVGRILERDYGISGMQLVLTVESPGGAQDPATAACGKEIAQRLEGDSRVSKAVSPWTEPALSKTLISTDGTIGLIVAEVRGDENVAPGSARDLAGEFTGAQGDVTVRAGGQAMIWNQTGEQTRKDLGLAEAIALPLTFLLLVWFLRSLVAAAIPFVTGVVAIAGASAVLYLLTFVVELSVFALNITTAIGLALAVDYSLLIIGRYREEIAAGRDRTAALTVAMRRGGRAVAFSGLTVGIALVGMLFFPMAFLRSMAAAGLAVVALSILLALTLVPALLTVLGDRINRKPLREAAPVEASLLYRVARAVQRRPAVCALPVLALLLILGAPIAGLRLGLPDDRVLPARLQSHQVGDLLRDRFDDNATGAVHIVVPGRGVDVSAYAAALSRVPDVEAVIEPAGTVVRAEPVGPGDPAAAGPDSVHLTVATRLDPYSERAQRQLAALHAIDAPAPALFGGAAQQTADAVHGVAQGFPRALAWIAVVSFVLLFLLTGSVVLPLKALVLNVLSLSATFGALVWIFQDGHLGGLGTQVTGYTIVTLPVLLFCVAFGLSMDYEVFLLARFTEEWGRSAKTRADNDTAVARGIARSGRIVTAAALLMAVVFAGIAASEVTMNRMLGLGLALAVLMDATLVRMVLVPAFMRAMGTANWWAPPLSRSLLERAALRE; the protein is encoded by the coding sequence ATGCTCGACAAGCTGATCGCACCGGCGCTGCGCACGCCGAAACTGGTTTTGGCCCTGGTCGCCATCGCGTTCGTCGTGTGCGGGGTGATCGGCACCCAGGCCGCCGCCCGGTTGTCCAACGGCGGATTCGTCTCCACCCACTCCGAATCCGCGCAGGTCGGCCGGATCCTGGAACGTGACTACGGCATCTCCGGCATGCAGCTCGTGCTCACCGTCGAATCACCCGGCGGCGCACAGGATCCGGCGACCGCTGCCTGCGGGAAAGAGATCGCGCAACGGCTCGAGGGCGACTCGCGGGTGTCCAAGGCGGTGTCGCCGTGGACCGAACCGGCGCTGTCCAAGACTCTCATCAGCACCGACGGCACGATCGGGCTGATCGTGGCCGAGGTGCGCGGCGACGAGAACGTCGCACCGGGCTCGGCCCGCGACCTGGCCGGCGAATTCACCGGCGCCCAGGGCGATGTCACCGTCCGCGCCGGCGGGCAGGCCATGATCTGGAATCAGACGGGGGAGCAGACCCGCAAGGACCTGGGCCTGGCCGAGGCCATCGCGCTGCCGCTGACCTTCCTGCTGCTGGTGTGGTTCCTCAGAAGCCTGGTGGCCGCGGCCATTCCGTTCGTCACCGGCGTGGTCGCCATCGCGGGGGCCAGCGCGGTGCTGTATCTGCTGACCTTTGTCGTCGAGCTGTCGGTGTTCGCGCTGAACATCACCACCGCGATCGGGCTGGCGTTGGCCGTCGACTACTCGCTGCTCATCATCGGACGGTATCGGGAGGAGATCGCCGCGGGCCGCGACCGCACCGCGGCCCTCACTGTCGCCATGCGACGCGGCGGACGGGCCGTCGCCTTCTCCGGACTCACCGTGGGCATCGCCCTGGTGGGAATGCTGTTCTTCCCCATGGCCTTCCTGCGCTCCATGGCCGCGGCCGGGCTGGCGGTGGTGGCACTGTCCATCCTGCTCGCCCTGACCCTGGTACCCGCCCTGCTGACGGTGCTCGGCGACCGCATCAACCGGAAACCGTTGCGCGAGGCCGCACCCGTCGAGGCGAGCCTGCTGTATCGGGTGGCGCGCGCGGTGCAGCGGCGGCCCGCGGTGTGCGCGCTGCCGGTGCTCGCGCTGCTGCTGATCCTCGGCGCGCCCATCGCGGGCCTGCGGCTGGGGCTACCCGACGACCGGGTGCTACCGGCGAGGCTGCAATCGCATCAGGTGGGCGATCTGCTGCGAGACCGGTTCGACGACAACGCGACCGGGGCCGTGCACATCGTCGTGCCGGGGCGGGGCGTCGACGTGAGCGCCTACGCCGCCGCGCTGTCGCGAGTGCCGGATGTGGAGGCCGTGATCGAGCCCGCGGGCACCGTCGTCCGCGCGGAGCCGGTGGGCCCGGGCGATCCGGCCGCGGCCGGACCGGATTCGGTCCACCTCACCGTCGCCACCCGCCTCGACCCGTATTCGGAGCGGGCGCAACGCCAACTGGCGGCGCTGCACGCGATCGACGCGCCCGCGCCCGCGCTGTTCGGCGGCGCCGCCCAGCAGACCGCAGACGCGGTTCACGGTGTCGCGCAAGGCTTCCCGAGGGCGCTGGCCTGGATCGCCGTCGTCAGCTTCGTGCTGCTGTTCCTGCTCACCGGCAGTGTGGTGCTGCCGCTGAAAGCCCTTGTCCTCAATGTGCTCTCGCTCTCGGCCACCTTCGGCGCGCTGGTCTGGATATTCCAGGACGGGCACCTGGGCGGGCTGGGCACCCAGGTCACCGGATACACCATCGTCACCCTGCCGGTGCTGCTGTTCTGTGTGGCCTTCGGATTGTCCATGGACTACGAGGTGTTCCTGCTCGCCCGCTTCACCGAGGAGTGGGGCCGTTCGGCGAAGACGCGGGCCGACAACGACACCGCGGTGGCGCGGGGCATCGCCCGCTCCGGTCGCATCGTGACCGCGGCGGCCCTGCTCATGGCCGTGGTCTTCGCGGGCATCGCGGCCAGCGAGGTCACCATGAACCGGATGCTCGGGCTCGGTCTGGCGCTGGCGGTGCTGATGGACGCCACCCTGGTGCGCATGGTGCTGGTACCGGCGTTCATGCGGGCGATGGGCACCGCCAACTGGTGGGCGCCGCCACTGTCGCGGTCGCTGCTGGAACGGGCCGCGCTGCGGGAATGA
- a CDS encoding GMC oxidoreductase, whose amino-acid sequence MAAFDYDVVVIGSGFGGSVSALRLSEKGYRVAVLESGRRWNAEDIPKTNWNVRKAIWAPRLGLTGTQRISVLGKCAVFSAAGVGGGSLIYGNTLYEPLPAFYTDRQWAHITDWRAELAPYYGQAQRMLGVAQNPRMTPADDVIRSVAEDLGVADTFHPTRVGVFFNEDAPGEEVEDPYFGGAGPRRAGCIHCARCFTGCPHNAKNTTPKNYLYLAEQAGAHVFALTTATKVRPMTGGGYAIETQRSDRWVRKGRKVFTAEQVVFAAAALGTQKLLHKMRDEGVLPNLSPRLGGLTRSNSEAILNVVSKARDDFAEGIAITSSIHPEPDTHVEVCHYGKGQNGLFPLSVPLVDGGAFRFLRFLLAMVLHPVVFARSLNARRASERSVILLVMQSLDNSLTSFRRWGQLKTKQGTGQPNPTWIPLAHEVGRRFGDKVDGDVQMLAMDVFDIPATAHYIGGCVIGEGPESGVVDPYQRVFGHPGLHIADGSAVTANLGVNPSLTITAQAERAMAFWPNRNEADPRPELGSPYRRINPVAPKAAAVPDFAPGALRLPIFPKDHEVPAN is encoded by the coding sequence ATGGCCGCGTTCGACTATGACGTCGTCGTCATCGGCTCCGGGTTCGGCGGCAGCGTCAGCGCGCTGCGGCTGAGCGAGAAGGGCTACCGGGTGGCCGTGCTGGAGTCCGGCCGCCGCTGGAACGCCGAGGACATCCCCAAGACGAACTGGAATGTGCGCAAGGCGATCTGGGCCCCGCGCCTGGGCCTGACCGGCACCCAGCGGATCAGCGTGCTGGGCAAGTGCGCGGTGTTCTCCGCGGCGGGCGTCGGCGGCGGGTCCCTGATCTACGGAAACACCCTCTACGAGCCCCTGCCGGCCTTCTACACCGACCGCCAGTGGGCCCACATCACCGACTGGCGGGCCGAGCTGGCCCCCTACTACGGCCAGGCGCAGCGCATGCTCGGCGTGGCCCAGAATCCGCGCATGACCCCCGCCGACGACGTGATCCGCTCGGTCGCCGAGGATCTCGGCGTCGCCGACACCTTCCACCCCACCCGGGTCGGCGTGTTCTTCAACGAGGACGCGCCCGGCGAGGAGGTCGAGGACCCCTACTTCGGCGGGGCCGGCCCCCGGCGCGCCGGCTGCATCCATTGCGCCCGCTGTTTCACCGGCTGCCCGCACAACGCCAAGAACACCACCCCCAAGAACTACCTGTACCTGGCCGAGCAGGCCGGCGCGCACGTGTTCGCGCTGACCACCGCCACCAAGGTGCGGCCGATGACCGGCGGCGGGTACGCCATCGAGACGCAGCGTTCGGACCGCTGGGTTCGCAAGGGCCGCAAGGTGTTCACCGCCGAGCAGGTGGTGTTCGCCGCGGCCGCGCTGGGCACCCAGAAGCTGCTGCACAAGATGCGCGACGAGGGCGTACTGCCGAACCTGTCGCCGCGCCTCGGCGGGCTGACCCGCTCCAACTCCGAGGCGATCCTCAACGTGGTCAGCAAGGCCCGCGACGATTTCGCCGAGGGCATCGCCATCACCTCCTCGATCCACCCCGAGCCCGACACCCACGTCGAGGTCTGCCACTACGGCAAGGGGCAGAACGGCCTGTTCCCGCTGTCGGTGCCGCTGGTGGACGGCGGCGCCTTCCGGTTCCTGCGCTTCCTGCTGGCCATGGTGCTGCATCCGGTGGTGTTCGCGCGCAGCCTCAATGCCCGCCGGGCCTCGGAGCGATCGGTCATCCTGCTGGTCATGCAGTCCCTGGACAACTCGCTGACCTCGTTCCGGCGGTGGGGGCAGCTGAAGACGAAACAGGGCACGGGCCAGCCGAATCCGACCTGGATCCCGTTGGCGCACGAGGTCGGCCGCCGCTTCGGCGACAAGGTCGACGGCGATGTGCAGATGCTGGCCATGGACGTGTTCGACATCCCGGCCACCGCGCACTACATCGGCGGCTGCGTGATCGGCGAGGGCCCGGAAAGCGGTGTGGTGGACCCGTATCAGCGCGTGTTCGGCCACCCGGGCCTGCACATCGCCGACGGTTCGGCGGTGACGGCGAACCTGGGCGTGAACCCGTCGCTGACCATCACCGCGCAGGCCGAGCGCGCAATGGCGTTCTGGCCCAATCGAAACGAGGCCGATCCACGTCCGGAGCTGGGCTCGCCGTACCGCCGGATCAACCCGGTCGCGCCGAAAGCGGCGGCGGTGCCGGACTTCGCGCCGGGTGCGTTGCGGCTGCCCATCTTCCCGAAAGATCACGAGGTGCCCGCGAACTGA
- a CDS encoding CDP-alcohol phosphatidyltransferase family protein, with the protein MTTERNAEPVYSDRILTVPNVLSLVRLIGVPVFLWLLLAEKADGWAFALLVASGFTDFLDGKLARLLDQSSKLGAILDPLVDRLYLLATLGGFLIRGILPWWVVLILVARDAILTLTLGIYKRRDLPPPEVIYLGKAATFALMSALPWLLAGQMDWAAAGFGRAFGGAFLIWGTAVYVWTGILYLGKALAVARAIPPAPHHDHSR; encoded by the coding sequence GTGACAACCGAGCGGAACGCCGAACCGGTGTACAGCGACCGCATCCTGACCGTGCCCAACGTGCTCAGCTTGGTGCGGCTGATCGGCGTTCCGGTGTTCCTGTGGCTGCTGCTGGCCGAGAAGGCCGACGGCTGGGCCTTCGCCCTGCTGGTGGCCAGCGGCTTCACCGACTTCCTCGACGGCAAGCTGGCCCGCCTGCTGGATCAATCGTCCAAATTGGGCGCGATCCTCGATCCCCTGGTGGACCGCCTGTACCTGCTGGCGACGCTGGGCGGCTTCCTGATTCGCGGCATCCTGCCCTGGTGGGTGGTGCTGATCCTGGTCGCCCGCGACGCCATTTTGACCCTCACCCTGGGCATCTACAAGCGCCGGGACCTACCCCCGCCGGAGGTCATCTACCTGGGCAAGGCCGCCACCTTCGCGCTCATGTCGGCGCTGCCGTGGCTGCTGGCCGGGCAGATGGACTGGGCCGCCGCGGGTTTCGGCCGCGCCTTCGGTGGGGCATTCTTGATCTGGGGCACGGCGGTCTACGTCTGGACCGGAATCCTGTACCTCGGCAAAGCGCTCGCCGTCGCCCGAGCGATACCGCCCGCGCCACACCATGATCACTCCCGATAG
- a CDS encoding MerR family transcriptional regulator: MSIGSVLDLLRPDFPDITISKIRFLESEGLISPERTPSGYRRFHVADVERLRFVLTAQRDQYLPLKVIKEQLEAIDSGAATLGVREARARANAVGGIVPDTRGIPEASDALSANGGGRLRRLNAVPGEVSPEELRFDHEIRITRADLLDQAGIDEKFLTELIRANLITPGAAGYFDGDAVTLARTAKALSEFGLEARHLRAFKLAADREAAMVAQIAAPIAKSRDADARARAEETVRELAALSLTLHTCLVKTSVRASLGG; this comes from the coding sequence ATGTCGATCGGCTCCGTGCTGGATCTCCTGCGTCCGGATTTTCCGGACATCACCATCTCCAAGATCCGATTCCTGGAATCGGAGGGCCTGATCAGCCCGGAGCGCACGCCCTCGGGGTATCGCCGCTTTCATGTGGCCGACGTCGAGCGCCTGCGCTTCGTGCTGACCGCGCAGCGGGACCAGTACCTGCCGTTGAAGGTGATCAAGGAACAGCTCGAAGCGATCGACAGTGGGGCGGCGACGCTCGGAGTCCGCGAAGCGCGGGCCCGGGCGAACGCCGTGGGAGGAATCGTGCCCGATACCCGAGGGATCCCCGAAGCCTCGGATGCCTTGTCCGCCAACGGAGGCGGCCGCCTGCGCCGGCTGAACGCCGTGCCCGGTGAGGTGTCGCCCGAGGAGCTCCGGTTCGATCACGAAATCCGGATCACCCGGGCGGATCTGCTCGATCAGGCCGGCATCGACGAGAAGTTCCTGACCGAACTGATCCGCGCCAACCTGATCACCCCCGGCGCCGCCGGGTATTTCGACGGCGATGCCGTCACGCTCGCTCGCACCGCCAAGGCGCTGAGCGAATTCGGTTTGGAGGCAAGGCATCTGCGCGCCTTCAAGCTGGCCGCAGACCGCGAAGCCGCCATGGTGGCCCAGATCGCCGCGCCGATCGCCAAGAGCCGCGACGCCGACGCCCGCGCCCGCGCCGAGGAGACGGTCCGCGAATTGGCCGCACTGTCGCTGACGCTGCACACCTGCCTCGTGAAGACCTCGGTGCGCGCTTCCCTCGGCGGCTGA
- a CDS encoding acyl-CoA dehydrogenase, whose translation MATSGVSIAEELRTALDGPWRAVRERARALLDDDRLYGDPSLDLKAARARVLEQMRLVATFDWVDSGFRHPDGTPGDAGAVVTALETLAYTDLSLWVKSGVQWGLFGGAVENLGTERHRKYLDELIPLRLLGCFAMTETGHGSDVANLETTATYDPATREFLVHSPTPSARKDYIGGAAEHARMAAVFAQLITGGESKGVHCFLVPIRDEAGGDLPGVTTYDCGYKGGLPGVDNGRIMFDQVRIPRENLLNRYADVAEDGAYSSDIENPSRRFFTTLGTLVRGRVSVGGAAAASARVALSIAVRYAEQRRQFADPDTGQETVLLDYRSHQRRLLPLVARSYALAFAQNDLVRRMHLVQTGQDTDPRAQRALENRAAGLKVAQTRFATAAIQECREACGGAGYLTENRLVTLKADTDVFTTFEGDNVVLTQLVAKDLLTAYADEVRDLDALGWVRFASTMARDVVRERSGVRQMIQRLRDRADDTVDEGDLSRRSLQLQLLADREDYMVRTAAHRLRARAKETGPFEAFNNAQDHILAAGSAHIDRLVLEAFIDGIAGIEDPDARALADTVCDLFVYSTIEQNQAWYIMHRFMSVERAKSVRRGVNELVDRLRPQALTLIEGLGVPEGVLRAAMLD comes from the coding sequence ATGGCGACGAGCGGCGTTTCGATTGCGGAAGAGCTACGCACGGCACTCGACGGCCCCTGGCGTGCGGTCCGGGAGCGGGCTCGCGCCCTGCTCGACGACGACCGGCTCTACGGCGACCCGAGTCTGGACCTGAAGGCGGCGCGCGCCCGCGTACTGGAACAGATGCGCCTGGTCGCCACCTTCGACTGGGTCGACTCCGGCTTCCGCCATCCCGACGGCACCCCGGGCGACGCGGGCGCGGTGGTCACCGCGCTCGAGACGCTCGCCTACACCGACCTCTCGCTGTGGGTGAAAAGCGGTGTGCAGTGGGGACTTTTCGGCGGTGCGGTCGAGAACCTGGGCACCGAGCGGCACCGGAAGTACCTCGACGAGCTGATCCCGCTGCGCCTGCTCGGCTGCTTCGCCATGACCGAGACCGGGCACGGCAGTGACGTCGCCAATCTGGAGACCACCGCCACCTACGACCCCGCCACCCGGGAGTTCTTGGTGCACAGCCCGACTCCGTCGGCGCGCAAGGACTACATCGGCGGCGCCGCCGAACACGCCCGCATGGCAGCGGTTTTCGCGCAGCTGATCACCGGCGGCGAGTCCAAGGGCGTGCACTGCTTCCTGGTGCCCATCCGCGACGAGGCCGGCGGCGACCTGCCCGGGGTCACCACCTACGACTGCGGTTACAAGGGCGGGCTGCCCGGCGTCGACAACGGCCGAATTATGTTCGACCAGGTCAGGATTCCGCGCGAGAACCTGCTCAACCGCTACGCCGACGTGGCCGAGGACGGCGCCTACAGCTCCGACATCGAGAATCCGAGCCGCCGCTTCTTCACCACCCTGGGCACCCTGGTGCGCGGGCGGGTCAGCGTGGGCGGCGCCGCCGCCGCGTCGGCGCGGGTCGCGCTCAGTATCGCCGTGCGCTACGCCGAGCAGCGGCGGCAGTTCGCCGATCCCGACACCGGCCAGGAGACGGTGCTGCTGGACTACCGCAGCCATCAGCGCCGGCTGCTGCCGCTGGTAGCGCGTTCCTACGCACTGGCTTTCGCGCAGAACGATCTGGTGCGCCGCATGCACCTGGTGCAGACCGGGCAGGACACCGACCCGCGGGCGCAGCGCGCGCTGGAGAACCGCGCCGCCGGGCTCAAGGTCGCGCAGACGCGTTTCGCCACCGCCGCCATCCAGGAGTGCCGCGAAGCCTGCGGCGGCGCGGGCTATCTCACCGAGAACCGACTGGTCACCCTGAAGGCCGACACCGATGTGTTCACCACCTTCGAAGGTGACAATGTGGTGCTCACCCAGCTGGTCGCCAAGGACCTGCTGACCGCCTACGCCGACGAGGTGCGGGACCTCGACGCATTGGGCTGGGTCCGGTTCGCCTCCACCATGGCCCGCGATGTGGTGCGCGAGCGATCCGGTGTGCGGCAGATGATTCAGCGGCTGCGCGACCGCGCCGACGACACCGTGGACGAGGGCGACCTGTCGCGGCGATCACTGCAGCTGCAGCTGCTGGCCGACCGCGAGGACTACATGGTCCGGACCGCGGCGCACCGGTTGCGGGCCCGCGCCAAGGAGACCGGTCCGTTCGAGGCGTTCAACAATGCCCAGGACCACATCCTCGCGGCGGGCTCCGCGCACATCGATCGCCTGGTGCTCGAGGCCTTCATCGACGGCATCGCCGGCATCGAGGACCCCGACGCGCGGGCGCTCGCCGACACGGTCTGCGACCTGTTCGTCTACTCGACCATCGAGCAGAATCAGGCCTGGTACATCATGCATCGGTTCATGTCGGTGGAGCGGGCCAAGTCGGTGCGGCGCGGGGTCAACGAACTGGTGGACCGGCTACGGCCGCAGGCGCTCACCCTGATCGAGGGATTGGGCGTACCCGAGGGCGTGCTGCGCGCCGCCATGCTGGACTGA
- the gcvH gene encoding glycine cleavage system protein GcvH, protein MTAVPEDLRYSEEHEWIKLVGPTRVRVGITDYAQSQLGDVVFVQLPGVDSEVAAGDSIAEIESTKSVSDIYAPLAGKVVAVNDLLDAEPETVNTDVYGDGWLFELEADSAEALEAALGKLLDAAGYQGVIGG, encoded by the coding sequence GTGACCGCAGTACCCGAGGATTTGCGCTACTCCGAAGAGCACGAGTGGATCAAGCTCGTGGGTCCGACCCGGGTACGGGTGGGTATCACCGATTACGCGCAGTCGCAGCTGGGTGACGTCGTGTTCGTGCAGCTGCCCGGGGTGGACTCCGAGGTGGCCGCCGGCGACAGCATCGCCGAGATCGAATCCACCAAGAGCGTGTCCGACATCTACGCCCCCCTCGCCGGGAAAGTCGTTGCGGTGAACGATCTTCTGGACGCCGAGCCGGAGACCGTCAACACCGACGTCTACGGCGACGGCTGGCTCTTCGAGCTCGAGGCCGACTCCGCCGAGGCCCTCGAAGCGGCCCTCGGCAAGCTCCTGGATGCCGCAGGTTATCAAGGAGTTATCGGAGGCTGA